The sequence CGATCTTGGTCTTTTCCGGATGCAGCCGTAGCCCGCATTCCGCAAACCTCGTTTCGAGCGCCCGACACAAGTCACGCGCCTCCGCTTCGCTTCGGCAATGGCCGATGGCATCATCAGCATATCGTTCAAATGGGACACCCGGATATTCTCGGCTCATCCACACATCGAACGCATAATGAAGAAAGAGATTCGCCAACAGCGGGCTGATGACAGCCCCCTGCGGAGTTCCTCTTGTGCGCTTGACCAAGCTTCCATCCGGCATGCTCGCGGGCGCTTCCAGCCACCTTTGCAGGTAGAGCAAGACCCATTTGCAGTCGGTGTGGCGGCGCACGGCCTTCATCAGAAGGCTCCAGTCGATTCGTCGAAGAAGCTCTTGATGTCGAGGTCGAGCACCCAATCGTGGCTCCAGCATCGACGCCGAGCCACAGCCAGTGCATCATGTGCTGATTTCCCTGGCCGATACCCATAGGAATCCATGTGGAACACGGGCTCCAGGATCGGTTCAAGATAACGCTTGACCACCATCTGGGCGATCCTGTCCGAGACCGTTGGTATTCCCAACGGTCGCGTGCTGCCAGCTCCGCCTTTCGGTATGTCAACGCGCCGCACCGGAGGCGGAAAGTAGCTGCCCGAACTCATCCGATTCCAGATCCGATAGAGATTCTTATTCAGATCTCGGTCGAAGTCTTCGATCGACTGCCCGTCAACACCAGCTGCCCCTTGGTTAGCCTTCACTTGCTTATACGCCTCCCACACATCGCGTTTGGCAATACAAAACGGCTTGGCCTTACTCATGCCGATCATCCCCTTTCGGGTTGTCGACCGCGTAAAGCCGGATGACAACGCCCCTTCGGTCCAGTGCCATTACAGCGCCTTCGTCCCTAATACGGGCGTTTCCGCCCCTGTGCTCCGCATCGGTACTCTGCTCCTTGCGGCGACGAGCCGCTTGGAGTCCTCCCTTCACATCGGAGCGACAGGTTCCTGTGTTCCTTGTCAAAGCCTGATCCGAGGTCACGCCGCCTTCATGCCGGACGCCGGTTGGGCAGTCGGCAGGCTCCCCAACCCTTGCTCGCGGGATAGACATCCTGATCCCGGTTTCGACGTCGATAGAACACGTTACGACACGTCATCAGCGGTTTACTTACGTTCGTCTCCTCGGATCTCACCTGACGGAGTTTCCTCCGCCTTTTCCTCCAACGCTCACTACCAGGGCTCTTTACCCTCGCAGCTCGGAGTGGTTTGACGTCTAGCCCTGCAGGTCGACTTCGGAGGGCCATCCTCCATCTCTGACAAAGCTTCGTCAGGCTTCATGCCGAAGCCTGACTTCCACAGCACACGATGTCCTCATGCTTGAGAGACCGCCACAGCCGCTCGATGAAGACATTGTCCATCCAACGACCGCGGCCATCCATTGAGATCTTGATCCCTGCGCCCGCCAACGCGCCGGTGAAGGCCGCACTCGTAAATTGGCTGCCTTGGTCGGTGTTGAAGATCTCCGGCCTGCCATACCGTGCCAGAGCGTCGTCGAGCGCAACGAGGCAGAACGAGGTATCCATTGTATTGGAGATACGCCACGCCAGAACTGCACGGCTCGCCCAGTCGATGATGGCAACGAGATAAAGAAAGCCACGGCCGATGGGCAAATACGTGATGTCGGCCGCCCACACCTGGTTCGGCCGGTCGATCGTCATGTTGCGCAGCAGATAGGGATAGATCTTGTGGCCCGGCGCCGGCTTCGTCGTGTTCGGCTTCGGTCCCAGCGCCGCGATGCCCATCTTGCGCATCAGGCGCTGCACGCGCTTGCGATTGACCTGAAGCCCCTCAGCCTTCAGCATCGCGGTCATTCGCCGCGAACCCAGGAACGGCCAGGCGGTGAACAGCTCGTCGATCCGCCGCATCAGAGCAAGGTCGTTGTCGTTGGCCGGCCGGGGCGGCCGGTAGACGCCAGAGCGCGCGATGCCAAGCAACATGCATTGCCGGCGGATCGACAGCGCCTTATCGGCGCGATCGAGCATTCCTCGACGGTCCGGCGTGCTCATCTTCCGGACCTCCGCACTAAAAAATCGCGCTCGACTGTCAGTTGTCCTATCTTGGCGTGCAGCTTCTCGATCTCGCGTTCGCGAGCGTCCTCGCTCTCCCGCCCGACACCCGCGTCAAAGGCCCGGGCCGCCTGTTCCAGCAGTTGCTTCTTCCAGGCATAGATCTGGTTCGGGTGAACCTCGTAGCGCTGGGCCAAATCGGCCACCGTCGCCTGCTCCCGCACCGCCTCCAGCGCGATCTTTGCCTTCAGTGCCGCGTCGATCTTGCGTCTCGTCTTCTTCGTCATTGCTCACTCCGTCTATCAGACGGAGCGGCCTTTTTCCAACTAAGCCTCTGGTCCCAAAATCGGGGTCCATTTCACTTCTCCAGCTCTGCGATCTGCTCGACAGGGATTCAATATGCTCTAGGAGATCCTGGCAAAGGCCGCGGGCGAGATCGGGCAGGTCGTGATATGTTTCCATCAGCTCCTTCAAACGAGGGATGTGTCTGATACCCTGAGCGACGATCAAGCCGTATTCCATCAGATGTCCGCGTAACGCATTGATCGTCTGCGTTCGCTGCCGAACCAACAGGTCGCGAACCTTGAATGCCATGGAAGAAGCCTGCTTCTCGGCGCTCTTGACGCCGACGAAGCGCATCGTTGGGCGCGACGCGGCTTCGGCGATCGCTTCCGCATCCGCAGCATCGTTCTTCTGGCGCTTGAGGAATGGCTTCACGTAGGAGGGATTGATCAGCCGGACATCGTGACCGAATTTACCGATCTCCCGTCCCCAGTAATGAGCACTGGCGCAGGCCTCCATCGCGACCACACAGATTGGCAAGCTGGCGAAAAACTCGAGCAATCTGCCGCGGTTGAGCTTCTTGCGTAGAACAACCTTCCCGTCTTGCCCCGCGCCGTGGATCTGAAATACGTTTTTTGCCAGATCCAAACCAATGATGCTAATCTCGTTCATGGACGTCCTCCTTACCGAGTCTTAAACACCCGCACTTTGGCACATTTGATGCCGTCGGGGGGCGTCCACTCCATCGGCTATGCGGCCTACGCCTCGCTGGCCGGCGATGCGAAGATGTCGGGCCAGATCCAGCTGGCGTATTGTCTCGTTCACGCGCGCCGCAACTTCGTGAGGGTGCACAAGACGACGAACTCACCCTTCGCCGCGGAGGTCATCGAGCGCATCGCAGCCGTCTACGCGATCGAGGAGAGGATCCGCGGTCTCGGCGCCGGGGAACGCCGCGCGGCGCGACAGGCCGAGACGAAGCCGCTGATGGAGGCGTTGAAGGCTCGTCTGATCGCGGTGAAGGACGGGATCTCCCGCCGCTCGACGCTCATCAAGGCGATCGATTACATGCTCGAACGCTGGCAGGGCCTGACGGCATTCCTGGATGACGGGCGGATCGAGCCGGACAGCAACACGGTCGAGCGATCGATCAGGCCGATTGCGATCGGAAAAAAGAACTCGTTGTTCAGCGGCGACGAAGGCGGGGGCGAGACCTGGGCGGTACTCTCTTCGCTTCTTAACACGGCCAAATTGAATGGCCTCGACCCCGAGGCCTATCTCGTCGACGTTCTCGAACGCATGGTGAGCGGCGCCACGAAGACCAACCAGCTTCATGAACTTCTGGCCTGGAACTGGAAGGCAGCGCGCGAAGCCGAAAAGCGTGCCGTGGCATGACGAAGCGGAAGCAACGGCGAGTAACGCATAAGCCGGTCAAGACGACGATGGCGGACTATGCCATGTCATTCGAGCGGCTCGGGCAATGGATGAGCGAGCGCGCCAGGTCGCCGACGCTTCGGCATCCGCGGGCGACGTCGCTCTCCATGCTCGACGGCGCAGTGGCCGCGGTCGTCGCTGGGCCGGTCTCGATGGCCTCCGAGGAATGGGTGTGCCCGCTCCTCGGCGTCGATCCCGACGCCTTCAATCACGACACCGAGGAGTTCTCGGCGATCGCTGCCACGCTGATGCGCCACAACGCGATCAGCGAGACGCTGTCGACGAGACCGGAGAGCTTCGAGCCGCTGTTCGTGCGATCGCCGGACGGCGACGTCGACCCGCAGCCTTGGTGCATGGGCTTCTACGCCGTCATGAAGCTTCGGCTTCTCGTCTGGTCGCGGCTTCTCTCCCCGAACGGAACCGAACACCTTATGCTGCGGCCGATCCTGGTCCATTGCATCGATGACGCCGGTCGGCCCTTTCTGCCCCCGGCCCGGCGCACACTGGGAACACAACCCATCGTCCAAAACGCCTGGCGCGACATTCCAGCAACCGTCGAGGCCCTGCGGCAGTTCTGGATGCCTATACGCTTCCAGCGTGGCGCGTAGGCCGTCCGCGCCAAGTCCGTGGCCCTCTCGTACCGTTTACGTTCAATCCCGAACTCGGCTGGGAGTCCTGTGAGACCTCCTGGAATAGCCAGTTCTCGGGATGTCGCTAGGCCCGTTTAGCGGCTCAAATTTCATGTATCGACGAGGGTACTGGCCGTGATCGAGAAGGCCAGCCGCAGCAAGGAATCCTGGACTCTTAACTCGATGCGGCGCCGAGCCTTATCGGCGGCCCTACACACGCCCCCGTCTTACTGCGGATGCATCGTCCGCCCGGAACGAAGTGGGGGGATGCGGCTCGTCCGTCGAAGCTTCGCCGCGAGCGGGAACACTTGCATCCAATGGCCGACGAACGGTCGATACGGCCGGAACGAGGACACGCGGAGCAGCTGTAATCAGGAAACTGACTCGCTGTCGATGCGCTGACCTTTGTCATGCTAATGCGCTCGAAGGGCGCGCAGGAGGGGTAACCGCGATTAGACATTTTCGGGTCAAGCCACTTAATCAACAATCGGCGGACAGCATCCGCGACCGCCCCGACATGCACTTTGCCCATCGACCGGCCGCTCAGGCGGCGCTTGCGACCCCGTCAACTATCAACCCTTGCAGTTGATGGAGGTGGCGGAAACGTGGCAATCGTCGTCGATACCCGTCGGGGGCGTCGAATTCGAAACTGGGGTTCAGAAGAATGAAACAATTGCTGGCGGGCTGCCTACTCTATATGAGGCACCCCAGTTTGTAGCCGACGTTGATAAGCTGGGGACTTTGGCGGGTGGCAAGCTTAGCGATGCGGATCATGAGTAGCATGTCGAACACGATTTAGTCGACCGTGAAGAACGTTGATCATGAGGTCTGTTGACGGGATGACCAGGCGCCGGCGAACAGGAAGGCGCAGCAGATCCGGACAAACAAAGTCGTGAGCCAGAGGATCAGAAGCCGGAAGTTGTAGCCCGCGGCGGCAAGGACCGCGTTGGGGGCGTCGCCGCGGGTGCCGGCGAGATGATTTCGGTTCATCCGGTGCTCATTCTTGAGATGGCCTATCACCGGTTCGACCGCGGATCGGCGTCGGAAGGCGCGTTTGATTGCTGCGGTCACGCCACGCTTCTGGCCGGCGACATAGACCTTGAAGATCTTGTCTTTCGGCGCGTTGTGACCGCGATAGCCAGCATCGGCAACGATCCTGGTCAGGCAAGCGCCGACGCTGGCCTCGATCTCGGGAATGACAGTCGCGAGCGTGTGTCCGTCATACGGATTGCCCGGCAACGCTTTCACATGGGCGACAAACTGGCCGCCCTTGCAGCGATCAACGGGCGTGGCGACACTCACCTTCACGCCGAACTCGTAGGGCTTGTGAGCTTTTCCCTTACCGATGCATTCGACCTCCGGCGCGTGCAACGAATAAATTTTCTTGCCGCGCTGCCGTTGCCGCTGTTCGCGGACCTGCCGGGCC is a genomic window of Bradyrhizobium sp. CB1717 containing:
- a CDS encoding IS3 family transposase, whose product is MSTPDRRGMLDRADKALSIRRQCMLLGIARSGVYRPPRPANDNDLALMRRIDELFTAWPFLGSRRMTAMLKAEGLQVNRKRVQRLMRKMGIAALGPKPNTTKPAPGHKIYPYLLRNMTIDRPNQVWAADITYLPIGRGFLYLVAIIDWASRAVLAWRISNTMDTSFCLVALDDALARYGRPEIFNTDQGSQFTSAAFTGALAGAGIKISMDGRGRWMDNVFIERLWRSLKHEDIVCCGSQASA
- a CDS encoding IS66 family transposase — its product is MDLKYVFCQIQTNDANLVHGRPPYRVLNTRTLAHLMPSGGVHSIGYAAYASLAGDAKMSGQIQLAYCLVHARRNFVRVHKTTNSPFAAEVIERIAAVYAIEERIRGLGAGERRAARQAETKPLMEALKARLIAVKDGISRRSTLIKAIDYMLERWQGLTAFLDDGRIEPDSNTVERSIRPIAIGKKNSLFSGDEGGGETWAVLSSLLNTAKLNGLDPEAYLVDVLERMVSGATKTNQLHELLAWNWKAAREAEKRAVA
- a CDS encoding UPF0149 family protein codes for the protein MADYAMSFERLGQWMSERARSPTLRHPRATSLSMLDGAVAAVVAGPVSMASEEWVCPLLGVDPDAFNHDTEEFSAIAATLMRHNAISETLSTRPESFEPLFVRSPDGDVDPQPWCMGFYAVMKLRLLVWSRLLSPNGTEHLMLRPILVHCIDDAGRPFLPPARRTLGTQPIVQNAWRDIPATVEALRQFWMPIRFQRGA